One genomic window of Quercus robur chromosome 6, dhQueRobu3.1, whole genome shotgun sequence includes the following:
- the LOC126690620 gene encoding protein SOSEKI 2 isoform X2: protein MEVRSSRRGRERESSPDRVKVYNMHPRVVKPIKKVQVVYYLSRNGHLEHPHYMEVTHLVNQPLRLRDVTERLTVLRGKGMPSLYSWSCKRSYKSGYVWNDLAENDIIYPSEGAEYVLKGSELVEERFQQLHITNGQQIIQEPNYHPKRKQLAPSPSPQREQEDQEYEEFEEEEEEYEDGEKASYTSSTTPHSRCSRGVSTDELEDHETQPPPPPPPPKKNPTDHQYTLIDSSYISDKANQISNNNNNSSKRFQDNPVGGNQSKRFEGGDRVVNQSSSSSNNNSKRFEDGDPVGNESAQTRNSVLLQLIACGGSNKSKGGPNVKHHVSVKKSVSLHKGVVCKSAVKVGEEDYLIRYMSENPRFGNFQSEEKEYFSGSIVESMTEDRPIGVEPVLKKSSSFNEERSNKAELVEAVEEEKREKASVKSKCIPRKKSSASSKPTKK, encoded by the exons atggaGGTTCGGTCCAGCAGAAGaggcagagaaagagagagcagcCCAGATAGGGTCAAAGTCTACAACATGCATCCAAGGGTGGTCAAACCCATCAAAAAAGTCCAAGTTGTTTACTATCTCTCAAGAAATGGCCATCTTGAACACCCACATTACATGGAAGTCACCCATTTAGTCAATCAACCTCTTCGTTTAAGAG ATGTAACGGAAAGGCTTACTGTACTTAGAGGCAAAGGCATGCCCTCTCTATATTCCTGGTCTTGTAAAAG GAGCTATAAGAGTGGGTATGTGTGGAACGACTTGGCTGAGAATGACATAATTTACCCATCTGAAGGAGCTGAGTATGTGCTTAAAGGGTCTGAACTAGTTGAAG AAAGATTTCAACAGCTTCATATAACCAACGGGCAACAGATTATTCAAGAACCAAATTACCACCCAAAGCGCAAACAGCTAGCCCCAAGTCCAAGCCCACAAAGAGAACAAGAAGACCAGGAATACGAAGAattcgaagaagaagaagaagaatacgAAGATGGAGAGAAGGCAAGCTATACCAGCTCCACCACACCACACTCTCGCTGCTCCAGAGGCGTCTCCACTGACGAACTCGAAGACCAtgaaacccaaccaccaccaccacccccacCACCAAAGAAAAACCCTACTGATCATCAGTACACTCTAATCGACTCGTCGTATATCTCTGACAAAGCCAACCAAatcagcaacaacaacaacaactccTCCAAACGATTTCAGGACAACCCAGTTGGCGGCAACCAAAGCAAACGATTCGAAGGTGGTGACAGAGTTGTCAACcaaagcagcagcagcagcaacaacaactcGAAACGATTCGAAGATGGGGACCCAGTTGGGAACGAGTCAGCACAGACTCGGAACTCGGTCCTGCTCCAACTCATTGCGTGTGGTGGCTCTAATAAATCAAAGGGTGGACCGAATGTGAAGCATCATGTTTCAGTGAAAAAGAGTGTGAGCCTTCACAAAGGTGTTGTATGCAAGAGTGCAGTGAAGGTAGGAGAGGAAGATTATTTGATAAGGTACATGTCTGAGAACCCAAGGTTCGGGAATTTTCAGTCAGAGGAGAAAGAGTACTTCAGTGGCAGCATTGTTGAGTCGATGACTGAGGACCGGCCTATTGGGGTTGAACCGGTGCTCAAGAAATCCAGTTCTTTTAACGAAGAAAG
- the LOC126690620 gene encoding protein SOSEKI 2 isoform X1, giving the protein MEVRSSRRGRERESSPDRVKVYNMHPRVVKPIKKVQVVYYLSRNGHLEHPHYMEVTHLVNQPLRLRDVTERLTVLRGKGMPSLYSWSCKRSYKSGYVWNDLAENDIIYPSEGAEYVLKGSELVEGCSERFQQLHITNGQQIIQEPNYHPKRKQLAPSPSPQREQEDQEYEEFEEEEEEYEDGEKASYTSSTTPHSRCSRGVSTDELEDHETQPPPPPPPPKKNPTDHQYTLIDSSYISDKANQISNNNNNSSKRFQDNPVGGNQSKRFEGGDRVVNQSSSSSNNNSKRFEDGDPVGNESAQTRNSVLLQLIACGGSNKSKGGPNVKHHVSVKKSVSLHKGVVCKSAVKVGEEDYLIRYMSENPRFGNFQSEEKEYFSGSIVESMTEDRPIGVEPVLKKSSSFNEERSNKAELVEAVEEEKREKASVKSKCIPRKKSSASSKPTKK; this is encoded by the exons atggaGGTTCGGTCCAGCAGAAGaggcagagaaagagagagcagcCCAGATAGGGTCAAAGTCTACAACATGCATCCAAGGGTGGTCAAACCCATCAAAAAAGTCCAAGTTGTTTACTATCTCTCAAGAAATGGCCATCTTGAACACCCACATTACATGGAAGTCACCCATTTAGTCAATCAACCTCTTCGTTTAAGAG ATGTAACGGAAAGGCTTACTGTACTTAGAGGCAAAGGCATGCCCTCTCTATATTCCTGGTCTTGTAAAAG GAGCTATAAGAGTGGGTATGTGTGGAACGACTTGGCTGAGAATGACATAATTTACCCATCTGAAGGAGCTGAGTATGTGCTTAAAGGGTCTGAACTAGTTGAAGGTTGCTCTG AAAGATTTCAACAGCTTCATATAACCAACGGGCAACAGATTATTCAAGAACCAAATTACCACCCAAAGCGCAAACAGCTAGCCCCAAGTCCAAGCCCACAAAGAGAACAAGAAGACCAGGAATACGAAGAattcgaagaagaagaagaagaatacgAAGATGGAGAGAAGGCAAGCTATACCAGCTCCACCACACCACACTCTCGCTGCTCCAGAGGCGTCTCCACTGACGAACTCGAAGACCAtgaaacccaaccaccaccaccacccccacCACCAAAGAAAAACCCTACTGATCATCAGTACACTCTAATCGACTCGTCGTATATCTCTGACAAAGCCAACCAAatcagcaacaacaacaacaactccTCCAAACGATTTCAGGACAACCCAGTTGGCGGCAACCAAAGCAAACGATTCGAAGGTGGTGACAGAGTTGTCAACcaaagcagcagcagcagcaacaacaactcGAAACGATTCGAAGATGGGGACCCAGTTGGGAACGAGTCAGCACAGACTCGGAACTCGGTCCTGCTCCAACTCATTGCGTGTGGTGGCTCTAATAAATCAAAGGGTGGACCGAATGTGAAGCATCATGTTTCAGTGAAAAAGAGTGTGAGCCTTCACAAAGGTGTTGTATGCAAGAGTGCAGTGAAGGTAGGAGAGGAAGATTATTTGATAAGGTACATGTCTGAGAACCCAAGGTTCGGGAATTTTCAGTCAGAGGAGAAAGAGTACTTCAGTGGCAGCATTGTTGAGTCGATGACTGAGGACCGGCCTATTGGGGTTGAACCGGTGCTCAAGAAATCCAGTTCTTTTAACGAAGAAAG